Below is a window of Mucilaginibacter ginkgonis DNA.
AGCCCTAAGCAGTCCGGAAATTTTCAACTATCCTTTTACCTATCTAAGCGGCCATAAACTGGTGCAGTTTGACGCGCAGGAACGGTCGAATTTTAAAAAGTACTTGCAAAACGGAGGTTTTGTGTTTGTTGATGATTGCAACCACGACATCGACGGCTTATTTGCCAAATCGTTCGAAACGCAGATGGCTTCGTTGTTCGGCGCAGGCGCGTTAAAGAAAATTCCAAATAACCATCGCATTTATAATTCGTTCTTCACATTTGAGAAAGGCCCGCCAAACACATCCTTTGAGTTAAATGGCTGGGGCGACGATCTAATACATGACTACCTTAAAGCCATAGAGATAAACGGCCGCATTGCAGTTCTATACAGTAATAAAGATTACGGCTGCGAGTGGGATTACGACTTTCGTAACAAGCGTTTCCTTGCTGAAGACAATACCAAATTTGGTGTAAATATTGTGGTTTATGCTATGGGGGCGTAGGTAGACTATAGGGAATTTGCAGAAAGGTAACTAATGCTTTAGTTTTATTTCATGACCATATCAATTAACTTACCTGAGGGTTTCGAAATTAGTGAAAATGAAATTTTGATTGCATTAGCAATCGGTTTGTATAGAAGTAGTAAATTGACTTTTGAACAAGCCGCACAACTTGCAAGGTACAGCTATCAAGATTTTTATAACAAGCTTGAAATCGATAAAATGTTCAAATTGACGGAAACGGAGCATCTATTATCTACAAATGCCAATAAGAAGCATCTCGACCAATCTATTGCTCAAGTCAACGCTGGCAATGTGATTCCTTTTAAAGAATTATAACCCTATGAAAAACATTCCATTAGCAATTTTGCTTTTCTTAACCACTTCCGCATTTGCTCAAAATAACTTGTCCGTTGGCAATAGCGGAAAAGTTTGGTCGGCGGCGTATCAGCAACGGGCGGCTGAATATAAAGCTTTATGTTTCCAGGCGTATAACATCGCTAAGATGCGGCTGGACGAGGCAGTTCGGCTGCATAAGAAAGGCAAACCCTTAGCGGTGGTGACCGACATTGACGAGACGCTGTTAGATAATAGTCCCGAGGGTGCACGTGCCGGTTATGCCAATGAAGGTTTCAATAACACCAAATGGCAGGAGTGGACCGCGCGTGCAGTGGCGGATACGGTGCCCGGGGCGGCGGAGTTTTTCAAATACGCGGCTAAAAAGCATGTGACCGTTTTTTATATCACCAACCGGGGTGAGAAGGAACGTGCGGCTACCTTAAAGAACCTGCAGCTATA
It encodes the following:
- a CDS encoding DUF4159 domain-containing protein, producing the protein MPLAPKFTFARLSYHSGDWDTDQRMPSNILNSLLEYTTIPIELKEKTIALSSPEIFNYPFTYLSGHKLVQFDAQERSNFKKYLQNGGFVFVDDCNHDIDGLFAKSFETQMASLFGAGALKKIPNNHRIYNSFFTFEKGPPNTSFELNGWGDDLIHDYLKAIEINGRIAVLYSNKDYGCEWDYDFRNKRFLAEDNTKFGVNIVVYAMGA
- a CDS encoding UPF0175 family protein; the encoded protein is MTISINLPEGFEISENEILIALAIGLYRSSKLTFEQAAQLARYSYQDFYNKLEIDKMFKLTETEHLLSTNANKKHLDQSIAQVNAGNVIPFKEL
- a CDS encoding 5'-nucleotidase, lipoprotein e(P4) family, which translates into the protein MKNIPLAILLFLTTSAFAQNNLSVGNSGKVWSAAYQQRAAEYKALCFQAYNIAKMRLDEAVRLHKKGKPLAVVTDIDETLLDNSPEGARAGYANEGFNNTKWQEWTARAVADTVPGAAEFFKYAAKKHVTVFYITNRGEKERAATLKNLQLYDLPFADDAHLFLRDKVSSKETRRQIVLARYNIVLLCGDNLPDFDVLYDNPKSEEGRAEVTHKLKAQFGKKYIVIPNPSYGDWENGLYDFRSKLTNGQKDSLIRAKVKTQ